The Spirosoma foliorum genome has a window encoding:
- a CDS encoding DUF72 domain-containing protein encodes MEFGKIQNPDAVNFTLPPGSAFNARIWAAVEPTHRPIISIGGPIWANKDYVGKVYPSNAKERDFLHYYTRQFNTIELNLTHYQIPTAGMIERWKAEAAPGFTYCPKFPQIISHERQLIATEGITEEFINAVLNLEEFLGMTFLQLPPNFAPDKWPILETYLKSLPDELDVAVEFRHPDWFSKATVWQQTLERLHLLRRHVVITDVAGRRDVLHMGLSSPVLTLRFIANEGHPTDYTRTDAWIQRLKTWFEKGLQTAYLFIHGGGDNDTAPELILYWIRELNKHCGLNLREPVLQPKVVQGSLF; translated from the coding sequence ATGGAATTTGGAAAAATACAGAACCCTGATGCCGTAAATTTTACCCTGCCTCCCGGTTCGGCGTTCAACGCACGGATATGGGCCGCCGTTGAACCAACGCATCGGCCTATAATCTCTATTGGTGGACCCATTTGGGCTAACAAAGACTATGTCGGCAAGGTATATCCGTCGAATGCCAAAGAGCGCGATTTTCTGCATTATTACACGCGTCAGTTCAATACAATCGAGCTAAACCTAACGCATTATCAAATTCCGACAGCGGGAATGATCGAGCGTTGGAAAGCCGAAGCTGCGCCGGGGTTTACTTATTGCCCCAAATTTCCGCAGATTATCAGTCATGAACGACAATTGATTGCTACAGAGGGGATTACTGAAGAATTTATCAATGCCGTTTTGAATCTGGAAGAATTTCTGGGAATGACATTTTTACAACTACCCCCCAATTTCGCACCCGACAAATGGCCTATTCTGGAAACCTACCTAAAAAGCCTGCCCGATGAATTAGACGTAGCCGTTGAGTTTCGACACCCGGATTGGTTCAGTAAGGCAACGGTCTGGCAACAGACGCTCGAACGATTACATTTGCTACGTCGGCATGTCGTCATTACCGATGTAGCTGGTCGGCGTGATGTCTTGCACATGGGTTTAAGCAGTCCTGTACTGACACTACGATTCATCGCCAACGAAGGCCACCCCACAGATTATACCCGCACCGATGCCTGGATTCAACGACTGAAAACCTGGTTTGAAAAGGGTCTGCAAACGGCGTACTTATTTATCCATGGCGGAGGTGATAACGACACCGCTCCCGAACTGATTCTGTACTGGATTCGCGAATTGAATAAACACTGCGGTCTGAATCTCCGCGAGCCAGTCTTGCAACCCAAAGTTGTACAAGGGAGTTTGTTTTGA
- a CDS encoding valine--tRNA ligase — protein MISKTYAPQEIEEKWYQYWLDNQFFKSTPDEREPYTVVIPPPNVTGVLHMGHMLNNTIQDVLVRKARMEGKNACWVPGTDHASIATEAKVVAMLKERGISKKELTRDEFLEYAWEWTHKYGGIILQQLRKLGASCDWDRTRFTMEPSLHDSVIDVFVDLYNKGQIYRGVRMVNWDPQGKTAVSDEEVITKEIQQKLVYIQYEIAGSEGKDYITIATVRPETIMADAAIAVNPNDERYTHLHGKKAIIPLINREIPIITDEYVTMDFGTGGLKVTPAHDPNDYALGIKHNLPVLDTLNDDGTLNEKAQILVGMDRFAARKAIIKLLEESGNLVKTEDYKSNVGTSERTGAVIEPKLSLQWFLKMDELSKPALKNVMDDTIQLVPPKFKNMYRSWMENVHDWCISRQLWWGQRIPAFYMQDGTVIVAKNKHEALEKVQHEMLLFAMTEADLTQDEDVLDTWFSSWLWPISVFDGLKDPNNADINYYYPTNDLVTAPEILFFWVARMIIAGYEYRGEAPFKNVYLTGIVRDKLGRKMSKSLGNSPDPLDLIEKYGADGVRTGMLFSSAAGNDLMFDEKLVEQGRNFSNKVWNAFRLVKGWTVNESIDGAPNQSAINWFESKLNATLIQIEDDFSKFRISDALQSVYKLIWDDFCSQYLELIKPAFDASTGTPQPIDRVTYEATINFFERLMRLAHPFMPFITEEIWQDIRDRKEGDSICIAPFPKAGAVDSQILTDFETLFDIISNVRNIRNSKQISPKTELPLAIKTASSSRFEALESLIQKMANVSNISYISEKVENESSLGVSFLIKSDEFFINLAGEIDVELEIATTRKELEYNIGFRDSVLKKLSNEKFVANAKPEVIERERQKLADAESKIQALEQRLKDLGA, from the coding sequence ATGATTTCAAAGACATACGCCCCCCAGGAGATTGAAGAAAAATGGTATCAATATTGGCTTGATAACCAATTTTTCAAGTCTACACCCGATGAACGAGAGCCTTACACGGTCGTCATCCCACCTCCGAATGTAACGGGCGTACTGCATATGGGCCACATGCTCAACAATACCATCCAGGACGTGCTGGTTCGTAAAGCGCGTATGGAAGGGAAGAATGCTTGTTGGGTACCCGGCACCGACCATGCCAGCATCGCTACCGAAGCGAAAGTGGTGGCTATGCTGAAAGAAAGAGGCATCAGTAAAAAGGAGCTGACTCGTGATGAATTTCTGGAATATGCCTGGGAGTGGACCCACAAATATGGTGGTATCATTCTGCAGCAACTCCGCAAACTCGGTGCATCCTGCGATTGGGATCGTACTCGTTTTACCATGGAACCGTCTCTTCACGATTCGGTGATCGACGTGTTTGTTGACCTCTACAACAAAGGCCAGATTTATCGGGGTGTTCGCATGGTGAACTGGGACCCACAAGGCAAAACGGCCGTTTCTGACGAAGAAGTTATCACGAAAGAAATTCAGCAAAAGCTGGTTTACATTCAGTACGAAATAGCTGGGAGCGAAGGGAAAGATTACATCACGATTGCTACGGTTCGGCCAGAAACAATTATGGCTGATGCAGCTATTGCGGTCAATCCAAACGATGAGCGGTACACACATCTGCATGGTAAAAAAGCCATCATTCCGCTCATTAATCGCGAAATCCCCATCATAACAGATGAGTACGTAACGATGGATTTCGGAACGGGCGGCCTAAAAGTTACCCCAGCTCACGATCCGAATGACTACGCTTTAGGCATTAAGCACAACCTGCCCGTTCTGGATACGCTGAACGATGATGGCACGCTGAATGAGAAAGCACAGATTCTGGTCGGAATGGATCGATTTGCGGCTCGGAAGGCGATCATCAAGTTGCTGGAAGAATCAGGTAATCTGGTAAAAACAGAAGATTATAAATCGAACGTTGGCACATCGGAGCGAACAGGTGCTGTTATTGAGCCTAAACTTTCGTTGCAGTGGTTCCTGAAAATGGACGAGCTGTCGAAACCAGCGCTCAAGAACGTCATGGACGATACCATTCAACTCGTTCCACCCAAGTTTAAGAACATGTACCGATCCTGGATGGAGAATGTACATGATTGGTGTATCAGTCGGCAATTGTGGTGGGGACAACGGATTCCGGCGTTTTATATGCAGGATGGAACGGTTATCGTGGCTAAAAACAAACACGAAGCCCTGGAAAAAGTACAGCACGAAATGCTGCTTTTTGCCATGACCGAAGCCGATCTGACCCAGGACGAAGACGTTCTGGATACCTGGTTCTCGTCGTGGCTTTGGCCGATTTCGGTATTTGACGGACTGAAAGACCCCAACAACGCCGATATCAATTATTATTATCCAACGAACGATCTGGTTACCGCACCCGAAATCCTGTTTTTCTGGGTTGCCCGGATGATTATCGCTGGCTATGAATACCGGGGAGAAGCGCCCTTCAAAAACGTTTACCTGACAGGTATTGTCCGCGATAAGTTAGGTCGTAAAATGTCTAAATCGTTAGGTAACTCGCCCGACCCACTCGACCTAATTGAAAAGTATGGTGCCGATGGGGTTCGGACTGGTATGCTATTCAGTTCAGCAGCTGGTAATGACCTCATGTTCGACGAAAAATTGGTGGAACAGGGCCGTAACTTCAGCAATAAAGTCTGGAATGCGTTCCGCTTGGTAAAGGGCTGGACGGTTAATGAATCGATTGATGGCGCGCCCAATCAATCGGCCATTAACTGGTTTGAATCAAAACTGAACGCAACGCTGATCCAAATTGAAGATGATTTCAGCAAGTTCCGTATCTCGGATGCCTTACAGTCTGTTTACAAGCTGATCTGGGATGATTTCTGTTCACAGTATCTGGAGCTGATTAAACCTGCTTTTGATGCTTCGACTGGTACGCCCCAACCAATTGACCGCGTTACCTACGAAGCCACCATTAATTTCTTCGAGCGACTAATGAGGTTAGCGCATCCATTCATGCCGTTTATCACCGAAGAAATCTGGCAGGATATTCGTGATCGGAAAGAAGGGGATAGCATTTGTATAGCGCCTTTCCCTAAAGCCGGAGCTGTTGACTCGCAAATTCTGACCGATTTTGAGACACTATTCGATATCATTTCCAATGTTCGGAACATTCGGAACTCGAAGCAGATTTCGCCAAAAACCGAGCTTCCACTGGCAATTAAAACAGCTTCATCTAGTCGCTTTGAGGCATTGGAATCGCTAATTCAGAAAATGGCTAATGTTTCGAACATCAGCTATATCAGCGAGAAGGTCGAAAACGAATCGTCACTGGGTGTTTCGTTCCTGATCAAAAGCGATGAGTTCTTTATTAATCTGGCGGGCGAGATCGATGTTGAGCTGGAAATTGCCACTACTCGTAAAGAATTAGAGTACAACATCGGCTTCCGCGATTCAGTACTAAAAAAACTATCGAACGAGAAGTTTGTAGCCAATGCCAAACCTGAGGTAATTGAGCGCGAGCGTCAGAAACTAGCCGATGCCGAATCTAAAATTCAGGCATTAGAACAGCGACTTAAAGATTTAGGGGCTTAG
- a CDS encoding arginine decarboxylase, protein MKTYYDLIDQTFEFPTREFNVENNELMFNNVPLMDIVKEYGTPLKLTYLPKITEHIEHAKLLFKNAMKRYNYKGNYTYCYCTKSSHFRFVLDEVLKNNVHLETSSAYDIPIIRELVKMDKISKSTYIVCNGYKRPLYTQYISELINEGFTNCIPVLDNLKEIEAYENSVTADTVNFGIRIATDEEPNFAFYTSRLGIRYSDVNELYRNKIQPNEKFKLKMLHFFINTGIKDSAYYWSELSRFMYKYCELRKMCPDLDSIDIGGGMPIQTSFQFTYDYQAMIDQIVESIQWICNKNNVPVPHIFTEFGSYTVGESGAVIYKVIDQKLQNDKELWYMIDGSFITQLPDSWGLGQKYIMLSVNNWENPYQKVNLGGLTCDSHDFYNTEAHSADLYLPIFDQDTEDQYIGLFHTGAYQESLGGYGGIQHCLIPAPQHVIVDKDEEGNLRTRLFAPEQNSEVMLKILGYGGAEPGMTELEATEAAEEREEEAELLKEEN, encoded by the coding sequence ATGAAGACATACTATGATCTGATTGACCAGACGTTTGAATTTCCAACACGGGAATTCAACGTCGAGAACAACGAACTGATGTTCAATAATGTCCCATTAATGGACATTGTCAAGGAGTACGGTACGCCCTTGAAATTGACGTATTTACCAAAAATTACGGAGCATATTGAACATGCCAAATTGCTGTTCAAGAATGCAATGAAACGGTATAACTACAAGGGTAACTATACGTATTGCTATTGTACGAAATCGTCCCATTTCCGGTTTGTACTCGATGAAGTGCTTAAGAACAATGTGCACCTCGAAACTTCATCAGCTTACGATATTCCCATTATTCGGGAATTGGTTAAGATGGATAAGATTTCAAAAAGTACATATATTGTTTGCAATGGGTATAAACGACCCTTGTATACCCAATATATTAGTGAGTTAATCAATGAAGGATTTACCAACTGTATTCCAGTACTTGATAACCTCAAAGAAATTGAAGCTTATGAGAACTCAGTAACTGCTGATACAGTCAATTTCGGTATTCGAATTGCTACAGACGAAGAGCCGAATTTCGCATTCTATACGTCTCGTCTTGGGATTCGCTATAGCGATGTGAATGAACTATATCGCAACAAAATCCAGCCAAATGAGAAGTTTAAGCTGAAAATGCTTCACTTCTTTATTAACACTGGTATTAAGGACAGCGCCTATTACTGGAGTGAGTTGAGCCGGTTTATGTACAAATACTGCGAACTGCGGAAAATGTGCCCGGATCTTGATTCGATCGATATTGGTGGTGGTATGCCGATTCAAACGTCGTTCCAGTTCACCTACGACTACCAGGCCATGATCGATCAGATCGTGGAGAGTATTCAGTGGATTTGCAACAAGAACAACGTACCAGTACCGCATATCTTTACTGAGTTTGGTTCATACACAGTTGGCGAAAGTGGTGCTGTAATTTATAAAGTGATTGATCAGAAGCTACAGAACGACAAAGAGCTGTGGTATATGATTGATGGCTCTTTTATTACGCAACTACCTGATTCGTGGGGTTTGGGGCAGAAATACATTATGTTGTCGGTGAATAACTGGGAAAACCCTTATCAGAAGGTAAATCTGGGCGGACTAACCTGCGATTCGCACGATTTTTATAATACTGAGGCTCACAGTGCCGACTTGTACCTGCCGATTTTCGATCAGGATACGGAAGATCAGTATATCGGGCTATTTCATACCGGAGCTTATCAGGAATCATTGGGTGGCTACGGTGGTATCCAGCATTGCCTGATTCCGGCCCCACAGCACGTTATTGTTGATAAGGATGAGGAAGGTAACCTCCGGACTCGTTTGTTCGCTCCTGAGCAAAATAGCGAGGTTATGCTGAAGATTCTGGGCTATGGTGGTGCTGAACCCGGTATGACTGAATTAGAGGCTACAGAAGCCGCTGAAGAGCGCGAAGAGGAAGCAGAACTGTTGAAGGAGGAAAATTAG
- a CDS encoding DUF433 domain-containing protein, protein MNYKERIESDHRVMLGKPVVKGTRITVELLLRKLSEGATTPDLLKMYPHLQEADVMAALMYASDVLANEEVIMLKAA, encoded by the coding sequence ATGAACTATAAAGAACGAATTGAGTCTGACCATCGGGTAATGCTTGGAAAACCTGTTGTTAAAGGGACTCGCATTACCGTCGAGTTACTGCTGCGTAAATTGTCGGAAGGGGCCACAACACCTGATCTGCTAAAAATGTATCCACATCTTCAGGAAGCGGATGTTATGGCTGCTCTTATGTATGCGTCTGATGTACTGGCAAACGAAGAAGTAATTATGTTGAAAGCCGCATGA
- a CDS encoding D-glycero-alpha-D-manno-heptose-1,7-bisphosphate 7-phosphatase: MNKCIFLDRDGVLNEDRTDYVYRVEDFIIPDGVPEALRLLKDAGYLLIVITNQAGIAKGLYTRDDVMLCYNYLQDQCGKLIDDIYYCPHHPKYDSESLTRKPGSLLLEKAMAKYNIAPDGSWMIGDALRDMQAGKRVGVRTVRIAHDPEHSSECDGYATSLLEASRFVLEYAA, encoded by the coding sequence ATGAACAAATGTATTTTTCTGGACCGCGACGGTGTTTTAAACGAAGATCGAACGGACTACGTCTATCGCGTTGAGGATTTTATCATTCCTGATGGAGTACCGGAAGCATTGCGTTTATTAAAAGATGCAGGTTATTTGCTGATTGTCATCACAAACCAGGCAGGTATTGCCAAGGGGCTCTACACGCGAGATGATGTCATGCTCTGTTATAACTACCTGCAGGATCAATGTGGTAAACTCATTGATGATATTTATTATTGCCCGCATCATCCCAAATACGACAGCGAATCACTTACTCGTAAACCCGGTTCGTTACTGCTCGAAAAGGCGATGGCTAAATACAACATCGCGCCAGATGGTTCGTGGATGATTGGTGATGCGCTGCGCGATATGCAGGCTGGTAAACGCGTTGGCGTTCGAACAGTGCGCATTGCCCACGATCCAGAGCATTCATCAGAATGCGATGGCTACGCAACCAGCCTGCTCGAAGCTTCCCGATTTGTTCTGGAATATGCCGCCTAA
- a CDS encoding DUF5615 family PIN-like protein: MIIADENIDHSLISSIRDLGIEVYSVYESNRGIRDEAVIESSRNPPRIILTEDKDFGEWVFAHNVKGISVLFLRYHFKETEVMRQVLTQLLSERLTELIGCFTTVTIQKIRIRRIN; this comes from the coding sequence ATGATTATAGCGGACGAAAACATTGACCATAGCCTTATTTCGTCTATTCGCGATTTAGGAATTGAGGTATATTCTGTATATGAATCAAACCGGGGGATTCGCGATGAGGCTGTAATTGAATCATCGCGCAATCCGCCCCGTATTATTCTGACGGAAGACAAAGATTTTGGTGAGTGGGTATTTGCCCATAATGTAAAAGGAATTAGTGTCCTGTTTCTTCGATATCATTTCAAGGAAACAGAAGTCATGCGTCAAGTACTAACCCAGTTGCTTTCAGAACGTCTTACGGAGTTAATAGGTTGTTTTACAACCGTAACAATTCAGAAAATCAGAATTCGGCGAATCAATTGA